A stretch of the Pan troglodytes isolate AG18354 chromosome 20, NHGRI_mPanTro3-v2.0_pri, whole genome shotgun sequence genome encodes the following:
- the BICRA gene encoding BRD4-interacting chromatin-remodeling complex-associated protein isoform X3 — MDDEDGRCLLDVICDPQALNDFLHGSEKLDSDDLLDNPGEAQSAFYEGPGLHVQEASGNHLNPEPNQPAPSVDLDFLEDDILGSPATGGGGGGSGGADQPCDILQQSLQEANITEQTLEAEAELDLGPFQLPTLQPADGGAGPTGAGGAAAVAAGPQALFPGSTDLLGLQGPPTVLTHQALVPPQDVVNKALSVQPFLQPVGLGNVTLQPIPGLQGLPNGSPGGATAATLGLAPIQVVGQPVMALNTPTSQLLAKQVPVSGYLASAAGPSEPVTLASAGVSPQGAGLVIQKNLSAAVATTLNGNSVFGGAGAASAPTGAPSGQPLAVAPGLGSSPLVPAPNVILHRTPTPIQPKPAGVLPPKLYQLTPKPFAPAGATLTIQGEPGALPQQPKAPQNLTFMAAGKAGQNVVLSGFPAPALQANVFKQPPATTTGAAPPQPPGALSKPMSVHLLNQGSSIVIPAQHMLPGQNQFLLPGAPAVQLPQQLSALPANVGGQILAAAAPHTGGQLIANPILTNQNLAGPLSLGPVLAPHSGAHSAHILSAAPIQVGQPALFQMPVSLAAGSLPTQSQPAPAGPAATTVLQGVTLPPSAVAMLNTPDGLVQPATPAAATGEAAPVLTVQPAPQAPPAVSTPLPLGLQQPQAQQPPQAPTPQAAAPPQATTPQPSPGLASSPEKIVLGQPPSATPTAILTQDSLQMFLPQIPAAAPLKGPGPSSSPSLPHQAPLGDSPHLPSPHPTRPPSRPPSRPQSVSRPPSEPALHPCPPPQAPPTLPGIFVIQNQLGVPPPASNPAPTAPGPPQPPLRPPSQPPEGPLPPAPHLPPSSTSSAVASSSETSSRLPAPTPSDFQLQFPPSQGPHKSPTPPPTLHLVPEPAAPRLPPPRTFQMVTTPFPALPQPKALLERFHQVPSGIILQNKAGGAPAAPQTSTSLGPLTSPAASVLVSGQAPSGTPTAPSHAPAPAPMATTGLPPLLPAENKAFASNLPTLNVAKAASSGPGKPSGLQYESKLSGLKKPPTLQPSKEACFLEHLHKHQGSVLHPDYKTAFPSFEDALHRLLPYHVYQGALPSPNDYHKVDEEFETVSTQLLKRTQAMLNKYRLLLLEESRRVSPSAEMVMIDRMFIQEEKTTLALDKQLAKEKPDEYVSSSRSLGLPIAASSEGHRLPGHGPPSSSAPGASTQPPPHLPTKLVIRHGGAGGSPSVTWARASSSLSSSSSSSSAASSLDADEDGPMPSRNRPPIKTYEARSRIGLKLKIKQEAGLSKVVHNTALDPVHQPPPPPAALKVAEPPPRPPPPPPPTGQMNGTVDHPPPAAPERKPLGTAPHCPRLPLRKTYRENVGGPGAPEGTPAGRARGGSPAPLPAKVDEATSGLIRELAAVEDELYQRMLKGAPPEPAASAAQGTGDPDWEAPGLPPAKRRKSESPDVDQASFSSDSPQDDTLTEHLQSAIDSILNLQQAPGRTPAPSYPHAAPAGTPASPPPLHRPEAYPPSSHNGGLGARTLTR, encoded by the exons CTTGACAGTGATGACCTCCTGGATAATCCCGGGGAGGCCCAAAGTGCCTTCTATGAAGGTCCTGGG CTCCATGTGCAAGAAGCTTCCGGCAACCACCTGAACCCAGAGCCCAACCAGCCGGCCCCCAGTGTGGACCTAGACTTCCTGGAAGATGACATCCTGGGCTCTCCTGCGACagggggcggcggcgggggcagTGGGGGCGCTGACCAGCCCTGTGACATCCTCCAGCAGAGTCTCCAAGAGGCCAACATCACGGAACAgacgctggaggctgaggctgagctgGACCTGGGTCCCTTCCAGCTGCCCACCCTGCAGCCTGCGGATGGCGGGGCAGGCCCGACGGGCGCTGGAGGGGCGGCGGCCGTGGCTGCGGGGCCCCAAGCCCTCTTCCCAGGCAGCACCGACCTGCTGGGGCTGCAGGGCCCGCCCACCGTGCTGACCCACCAGGCCCTGGTGCCGCCCCAGGACGTGGTCAACAAGGCCCTGAGTGTCCAGCCCTTCCTGCAGCCTGTGGGCCTGGGCAATGTGACACTGCAGCCCATCCCGGGCCTCCAAGGCCTGCCCAATGGCAGCCCTGGGGGTGCCACGGCGGCCACGCTGGGCCTGGCGCCCATCCAGGTGGTGGGCCAGCCCGTCATGGCGCTCAACACGCCCACCTCCCAGCTCCTGGCCAAGCAGGTGCCCGTCAGCGGCTACCTGGCCTCGGCGGCTGGCCCCTCGGAGCCCGTGACGCTGGCGTCGGCCGGTGTCTCGCCACAGGGGGCTGGCCTGGTCATCCAGAAGAACCTCTCGGCCGCTGTGGCCACCACGCTCAATGGGAACTCTGTGTTCGGAGGCGCGGGGGCCGCCTCGGCTCCCACCGGGGCGCCCTCGGGACAGCCGCTGGCGGTGGCCCCAGGCCTCGGCTCGTCGCCACTGGTCCCGGCGCCCAACGTGATCCTGCATCGCACACCCACGCCCATCCAGCCCAAGCCCGCGGGGGTGCTGCCGCCCAAGCTCTACCAGCTGACGCCCAAGCCGTTCGCGCCCGCGGGCGCCACGCTCACCATCCAGGGCGAGCCGGGGGCGCTCCCGCAGCAGCCCAAGGCCCCGCAGAACCTGACGTTCATGGCGGCGGGGAAGGCGGGCCAGAACGTGGTGCTGTCGGGCTTCCCCGCGCCTGCGCTGCAAGCGAACGTCTTCAAGCAGCCACCGGCCACCACCACCGGAGCGGCCCCGCCGCAGCCCCCCGGGGCCCTGAGCAAACCCATGAGCGTCCACCTCCTGAACCAAGGCAGCAGCATCGTCATCCCCGCCCAGCACATGCTGCCGGGCCAGAACCAGTTCCTACTGCCTGGCGCCCCGGCGGTCCAGCTCCCGCAGCAGCTCTCAGCCCTGCCGGCCAACGTGGGCGGGCAGATCCTGGCGGCCGCTGCCCCCCACACAGGTGGACAGCTCATCGCGAACCCCATCCTCACCAACCAGAACCTGGCGGGCCCACTGAGCCTGGGCCCCGTGTTGGCCCCCCACTCCGGGGCCCACAGCGCGCACATCCTCTCCGCCGCTCCCATCCAGGTGGGCCAGCCTGCGCTCTTCCAGATGCCCGTGTCGCTGGCGGCGGGCAGCCTGCCCACGCAGAGCCAGCCAGCGCCCGCCGGGCCGGCCGCCACTACTGTCCTCCAGGGGGTCACCCTGCCCCCCAGCGCCGTGGCCATGCTCAACACCCCCGACGGCCTGGTGCAGCCGGCCACCCCTGCCGCTGCCACCGGGGAGGCCGCGCCTGTCCTCACGGTGCAGCCTGCCCCCCAGGCGCCCCCCGCGGTCAGCACACCCCTGCCCCTGGGCCTCCAGCAGCCGCAGGCGCAGCAGCCCCCGCAGGCCCCCACCCCACAGGCCGCCGCCCCGCCTCAGGCCACCaccccccagcccagccctggcctggcGTCTAGCCCGGAGAAGATCGTCCTGGGGCAGCCGCCCTCTGCCACCCCCACGGCCATCCTCACTCAGGACTCCCTGCAGATGTTCCTGCCCCAG aTCCCGGCAGCGGCTCCGCTGAAGGGCCCAGGCCCCTCTTCGTCCCCGTCACTACCTCACCAGGCCCCTCTGGGGGACAGCCCCCAcctgccctccccacaccccacccgGCCCCCTTCCCGCCCACCCTCCCGGCCACAGAGTGTGTCCCGCCCTCCCTCAGAGCCAGCCTTGcacccttgccccccaccccaggccccccCAACTCTGCCTGGCATCTTTGTCATCCAAAACCAGCTAGGCGTTCCCCCGCCTGCCAGCAACCCGGCCCCTACTGCCCCAGGCCCGCCGCAGCCGCCTCTCCGCCCCCCATCCCAGCCGCCTGAGGGACCgctgcccccagccccccacctccctccatcctccacctcctccgCTGTGGCCTCCTCCTCTGAGACGTCCTCCAGGTTGCCAGCCCCTACACCATCCGACTTCCAGCTCCAGTTCCCACCCAGCCAGGGGCCCCACAAGTCCCCCACTCCCCCTCCAACTCTCCACCTGGTCCCTGAGCCGGCAGCACCCCGCCTACCGCCTCCTCGGACCTTCCAGATGGTGACCACCCCCTTCCCAGCGCTGCCCCAGCCGAAGGCTCTTCTCGAGAGATTTCACCAG GTGCCGTCCGGAATCATCCTCCAGAACAAGGCTGGGGGGGCCCCTGCCGCCCCGCAGACCTCCACCAGCCTGGGGCCCCTCACCAGCCCCGCTGCTTCTGTGCTGGTCAGTGGGCAGGCCCCATCTGGGAcccccactgcccccagccacgCCCCCGCCCCGGCACCTATGGCCACCACAG GCCTCCCTCCTCTGCTTCCAGCCGAGAACAAGGCTTTTGCCAGCAACCTCCCGACCCTGAATGTGGCCAAGGCCGCTTCCTCCGGGCCAGGGAAGCCCTCCGGGCTGCAG TATGAGAGCAAACTGAGTGGCCTGAAGAAGCCCCCCACGCTTCAGCCCAGCAAGGAAGCCTG TTTCCTGGAGCATTTGCACAAACACCAGGGCTCCGTCCTGCACCCCGACTACAAGACGGCCTTCCCCTCCTTTGAGGACGCCCTGCATCGCCTCCTGCCCTACCATGTCTACCAGGgcgccctcccctcccccaatgACTACCACAaag TGGACGAGGAGTTTGAGACGGTCTCCACGCAGCTGCTGAAACGCACCCAGgccatgctcaataaatatcggCTCCTGCTCCTGGAGGAGTCCCGG AGGGTGAGCCCCTCAGCGGAGATGGTCATGATCGACCGGATGTTCATTCAGGAGGAGAAGACCACCCTTGCCTTGGATAAACAGCTGGCCAAGGAGAAGCCgg ACGAGTACGTGTCTTCCTCCCGCTCGCTCGGCCTCCCCATCGCAGCCTCTTCCGAGGGTCATCGGCTTCCCGGCCACGGCCCCCCGTCGTCTTCAGCTCCCGGGGCCTCCACCCAGCCCCCTCCACACCTGCCCACCAAGCTTGTGATCCGGCACGGCGGGGCAGGCGGCTCCCCTTCGGTCACCTGGGCCCGGGCGtcctcctccctgtcctcctcttcctcctcctcctctgccgcCTCCTCCTTGGACGCCGACGAGGACGGCCCCATGCCCTCCCGCAACCGCCCGCCCATCAAGACCTACGAGGCCCGGAGCCGCATCGGGCTCAAGCTCAAGATCAAGCAGGAAGCCGGGCTCAGCAAGGTCGTGCACAACACGGCCCTGGACCCCGTGCACCAGCCCCCGCCACCCCCCGCTGCCCTCAAGGTGGCCGAGCCCCCGCCACGGCCGCCGCCACCACCGCCGCCCACGGGCCAGATGAACGGCACGGTGGACCACCCGCCGCCTGCCGCCCCCGAGCGCAAGCCCCTGGGCACCGCCCCGCACTGCCCGCGCCTGCCACTGCGCAAGACCTACCGCGAGAACGTGGGGGGCCCTGGCGCGCCGGAGGGGACGCCCGCGGGCAGGGCGCGGGGAGGCAGCCCGGCGCCGCTGCCCGCCAAAGTGGACGAGGCCACCAGCGGGCTCATCCGCGAGCTGGCGGCCGTGGAGGACGAGCTGTACCAGCGTATGCTGAAGGGCGCCCCGCCAGAGCCCGCAGCCAGCGCCGCCCAAGGCACCGGGGACCCCGACTGGGAGGCGCCCGGGCTGCCCCCTGCCAAGCGGCGCAAGTCCGAGTCGCCCGACGTGGACCAGGCCAGCTTCTCCAGCGACAGCCCGCAGGATGACACGCTCACCGAGCACCTGCAGAGCGCCATCGACAGCATCCTGAACCTGCAGCAGGCCCCCGGCCGGACGCCCGCGCCCTCGTACCCCCACGCTGCCCCGGCCGGCACCCCCGCATCCCCGCCGCCCCTGCACAGGCCCGAGGCCTACCCACCCTCCAGTCACAACGGTGGCCTCGGCGCCAGGACGTTGACCAGATAA
- the BICRA gene encoding BRD4-interacting chromatin-remodeling complex-associated protein isoform X1, with amino-acid sequence MDDEDGRCLLDVICDPQALNDFLHGSEKLDSDDLLDNPGEAQSAFYEGPGLHVQEASGNHLNPEPNQPAPSVDLDFLEDDILGSPATGGGGGGSGGADQPCDILQQSLQEANITEQTLEAEAELDLGPFQLPTLQPADGGAGPTGAGGAAAVAAGPQALFPGSTDLLGLQGPPTVLTHQALVPPQDVVNKALSVQPFLQPVGLGNVTLQPIPGLQGLPNGSPGGATAATLGLAPIQVVGQPVMALNTPTSQLLAKQVPVSGYLASAAGPSEPVTLASAGVSPQGAGLVIQKNLSAAVATTLNGNSVFGGAGAASAPTGAPSGQPLAVAPGLGSSPLVPAPNVILHRTPTPIQPKPAGVLPPKLYQLTPKPFAPAGATLTIQGEPGALPQQPKAPQNLTFMAAGKAGQNVVLSGFPAPALQANVFKQPPATTTGAAPPQPPGALSKPMSVHLLNQGSSIVIPAQHMLPGQNQFLLPGAPAVQLPQQLSALPANVGGQILAAAAPHTGGQLIANPILTNQNLAGPLSLGPVLAPHSGAHSAHILSAAPIQVGQPALFQMPVSLAAGSLPTQSQPAPAGPAATTVLQGVTLPPSAVAMLNTPDGLVQPATPAAATGEAAPVLTVQPAPQAPPAVSTPLPLGLQQPQAQQPPQAPTPQAAAPPQATTPQPSPGLASSPEKIVLGQPPSATPTAILTQDSLQMFLPQERSQQPLSAEGPHLSVPASVIVSAPPPAQDPAPATPVAKGAGLGPQAPDSQASPAPAPQIPAAAPLKGPGPSSSPSLPHQAPLGDSPHLPSPHPTRPPSRPPSRPQSVSRPPSEPALHPCPPPQAPPTLPGIFVIQNQLGVPPPASNPAPTAPGPPQPPLRPPSQPPEGPLPPAPHLPPSSTSSAVASSSETSSRLPAPTPSDFQLQFPPSQGPHKSPTPPPTLHLVPEPAAPRLPPPRTFQMVTTPFPALPQPKALLERFHQVPSGIILQNKAGGAPAAPQTSTSLGPLTSPAASVLVSGQAPSGTPTAPSHAPAPAPMATTGLPPLLPAENKAFASNLPTLNVAKAASSGPGKPSGLQYESKLSGLKKPPTLQPSKEACFLEHLHKHQGSVLHPDYKTAFPSFEDALHRLLPYHVYQGALPSPNDYHKVDEEFETVSTQLLKRTQAMLNKYRLLLLEESRRVSPSAEMVMIDRMFIQEEKTTLALDKQLAKEKPDEYVSSSRSLGLPIAASSEGHRLPGHGPPSSSAPGASTQPPPHLPTKLVIRHGGAGGSPSVTWARASSSLSSSSSSSSAASSLDADEDGPMPSRNRPPIKTYEARSRIGLKLKIKQEAGLSKVVHNTALDPVHQPPPPPAALKVAEPPPRPPPPPPPTGQMNGTVDHPPPAAPERKPLGTAPHCPRLPLRKTYRENVGGPGAPEGTPAGRARGGSPAPLPAKVDEATSGLIRELAAVEDELYQRMLKGAPPEPAASAAQGTGDPDWEAPGLPPAKRRKSESPDVDQASFSSDSPQDDTLTEHLQSAIDSILNLQQAPGRTPAPSYPHAAPAGTPASPPPLHRPEAYPPSSHNGGLGARTLTR; translated from the exons CTTGACAGTGATGACCTCCTGGATAATCCCGGGGAGGCCCAAAGTGCCTTCTATGAAGGTCCTGGG CTCCATGTGCAAGAAGCTTCCGGCAACCACCTGAACCCAGAGCCCAACCAGCCGGCCCCCAGTGTGGACCTAGACTTCCTGGAAGATGACATCCTGGGCTCTCCTGCGACagggggcggcggcgggggcagTGGGGGCGCTGACCAGCCCTGTGACATCCTCCAGCAGAGTCTCCAAGAGGCCAACATCACGGAACAgacgctggaggctgaggctgagctgGACCTGGGTCCCTTCCAGCTGCCCACCCTGCAGCCTGCGGATGGCGGGGCAGGCCCGACGGGCGCTGGAGGGGCGGCGGCCGTGGCTGCGGGGCCCCAAGCCCTCTTCCCAGGCAGCACCGACCTGCTGGGGCTGCAGGGCCCGCCCACCGTGCTGACCCACCAGGCCCTGGTGCCGCCCCAGGACGTGGTCAACAAGGCCCTGAGTGTCCAGCCCTTCCTGCAGCCTGTGGGCCTGGGCAATGTGACACTGCAGCCCATCCCGGGCCTCCAAGGCCTGCCCAATGGCAGCCCTGGGGGTGCCACGGCGGCCACGCTGGGCCTGGCGCCCATCCAGGTGGTGGGCCAGCCCGTCATGGCGCTCAACACGCCCACCTCCCAGCTCCTGGCCAAGCAGGTGCCCGTCAGCGGCTACCTGGCCTCGGCGGCTGGCCCCTCGGAGCCCGTGACGCTGGCGTCGGCCGGTGTCTCGCCACAGGGGGCTGGCCTGGTCATCCAGAAGAACCTCTCGGCCGCTGTGGCCACCACGCTCAATGGGAACTCTGTGTTCGGAGGCGCGGGGGCCGCCTCGGCTCCCACCGGGGCGCCCTCGGGACAGCCGCTGGCGGTGGCCCCAGGCCTCGGCTCGTCGCCACTGGTCCCGGCGCCCAACGTGATCCTGCATCGCACACCCACGCCCATCCAGCCCAAGCCCGCGGGGGTGCTGCCGCCCAAGCTCTACCAGCTGACGCCCAAGCCGTTCGCGCCCGCGGGCGCCACGCTCACCATCCAGGGCGAGCCGGGGGCGCTCCCGCAGCAGCCCAAGGCCCCGCAGAACCTGACGTTCATGGCGGCGGGGAAGGCGGGCCAGAACGTGGTGCTGTCGGGCTTCCCCGCGCCTGCGCTGCAAGCGAACGTCTTCAAGCAGCCACCGGCCACCACCACCGGAGCGGCCCCGCCGCAGCCCCCCGGGGCCCTGAGCAAACCCATGAGCGTCCACCTCCTGAACCAAGGCAGCAGCATCGTCATCCCCGCCCAGCACATGCTGCCGGGCCAGAACCAGTTCCTACTGCCTGGCGCCCCGGCGGTCCAGCTCCCGCAGCAGCTCTCAGCCCTGCCGGCCAACGTGGGCGGGCAGATCCTGGCGGCCGCTGCCCCCCACACAGGTGGACAGCTCATCGCGAACCCCATCCTCACCAACCAGAACCTGGCGGGCCCACTGAGCCTGGGCCCCGTGTTGGCCCCCCACTCCGGGGCCCACAGCGCGCACATCCTCTCCGCCGCTCCCATCCAGGTGGGCCAGCCTGCGCTCTTCCAGATGCCCGTGTCGCTGGCGGCGGGCAGCCTGCCCACGCAGAGCCAGCCAGCGCCCGCCGGGCCGGCCGCCACTACTGTCCTCCAGGGGGTCACCCTGCCCCCCAGCGCCGTGGCCATGCTCAACACCCCCGACGGCCTGGTGCAGCCGGCCACCCCTGCCGCTGCCACCGGGGAGGCCGCGCCTGTCCTCACGGTGCAGCCTGCCCCCCAGGCGCCCCCCGCGGTCAGCACACCCCTGCCCCTGGGCCTCCAGCAGCCGCAGGCGCAGCAGCCCCCGCAGGCCCCCACCCCACAGGCCGCCGCCCCGCCTCAGGCCACCaccccccagcccagccctggcctggcGTCTAGCCCGGAGAAGATCGTCCTGGGGCAGCCGCCCTCTGCCACCCCCACGGCCATCCTCACTCAGGACTCCCTGCAGATGTTCCTGCCCCAG GAGAGGAGCCAGCAGCCCCTCTCCGCAGAGGGCCCCCACCTCTCCGTGCCTGCCTCGGTCATAGTCAGCGCCCCGCCTCCCGCCCAAGACCCAGCCCCAGCCACCCCCGTCGCCAAAGGAGCTGGCCTCGGCCCTCAGGCCCCCGACAGCCAGGCTTCCCCGGCTCCGGCCCCCCAG aTCCCGGCAGCGGCTCCGCTGAAGGGCCCAGGCCCCTCTTCGTCCCCGTCACTACCTCACCAGGCCCCTCTGGGGGACAGCCCCCAcctgccctccccacaccccacccgGCCCCCTTCCCGCCCACCCTCCCGGCCACAGAGTGTGTCCCGCCCTCCCTCAGAGCCAGCCTTGcacccttgccccccaccccaggccccccCAACTCTGCCTGGCATCTTTGTCATCCAAAACCAGCTAGGCGTTCCCCCGCCTGCCAGCAACCCGGCCCCTACTGCCCCAGGCCCGCCGCAGCCGCCTCTCCGCCCCCCATCCCAGCCGCCTGAGGGACCgctgcccccagccccccacctccctccatcctccacctcctccgCTGTGGCCTCCTCCTCTGAGACGTCCTCCAGGTTGCCAGCCCCTACACCATCCGACTTCCAGCTCCAGTTCCCACCCAGCCAGGGGCCCCACAAGTCCCCCACTCCCCCTCCAACTCTCCACCTGGTCCCTGAGCCGGCAGCACCCCGCCTACCGCCTCCTCGGACCTTCCAGATGGTGACCACCCCCTTCCCAGCGCTGCCCCAGCCGAAGGCTCTTCTCGAGAGATTTCACCAG GTGCCGTCCGGAATCATCCTCCAGAACAAGGCTGGGGGGGCCCCTGCCGCCCCGCAGACCTCCACCAGCCTGGGGCCCCTCACCAGCCCCGCTGCTTCTGTGCTGGTCAGTGGGCAGGCCCCATCTGGGAcccccactgcccccagccacgCCCCCGCCCCGGCACCTATGGCCACCACAG GCCTCCCTCCTCTGCTTCCAGCCGAGAACAAGGCTTTTGCCAGCAACCTCCCGACCCTGAATGTGGCCAAGGCCGCTTCCTCCGGGCCAGGGAAGCCCTCCGGGCTGCAG TATGAGAGCAAACTGAGTGGCCTGAAGAAGCCCCCCACGCTTCAGCCCAGCAAGGAAGCCTG TTTCCTGGAGCATTTGCACAAACACCAGGGCTCCGTCCTGCACCCCGACTACAAGACGGCCTTCCCCTCCTTTGAGGACGCCCTGCATCGCCTCCTGCCCTACCATGTCTACCAGGgcgccctcccctcccccaatgACTACCACAaag TGGACGAGGAGTTTGAGACGGTCTCCACGCAGCTGCTGAAACGCACCCAGgccatgctcaataaatatcggCTCCTGCTCCTGGAGGAGTCCCGG AGGGTGAGCCCCTCAGCGGAGATGGTCATGATCGACCGGATGTTCATTCAGGAGGAGAAGACCACCCTTGCCTTGGATAAACAGCTGGCCAAGGAGAAGCCgg ACGAGTACGTGTCTTCCTCCCGCTCGCTCGGCCTCCCCATCGCAGCCTCTTCCGAGGGTCATCGGCTTCCCGGCCACGGCCCCCCGTCGTCTTCAGCTCCCGGGGCCTCCACCCAGCCCCCTCCACACCTGCCCACCAAGCTTGTGATCCGGCACGGCGGGGCAGGCGGCTCCCCTTCGGTCACCTGGGCCCGGGCGtcctcctccctgtcctcctcttcctcctcctcctctgccgcCTCCTCCTTGGACGCCGACGAGGACGGCCCCATGCCCTCCCGCAACCGCCCGCCCATCAAGACCTACGAGGCCCGGAGCCGCATCGGGCTCAAGCTCAAGATCAAGCAGGAAGCCGGGCTCAGCAAGGTCGTGCACAACACGGCCCTGGACCCCGTGCACCAGCCCCCGCCACCCCCCGCTGCCCTCAAGGTGGCCGAGCCCCCGCCACGGCCGCCGCCACCACCGCCGCCCACGGGCCAGATGAACGGCACGGTGGACCACCCGCCGCCTGCCGCCCCCGAGCGCAAGCCCCTGGGCACCGCCCCGCACTGCCCGCGCCTGCCACTGCGCAAGACCTACCGCGAGAACGTGGGGGGCCCTGGCGCGCCGGAGGGGACGCCCGCGGGCAGGGCGCGGGGAGGCAGCCCGGCGCCGCTGCCCGCCAAAGTGGACGAGGCCACCAGCGGGCTCATCCGCGAGCTGGCGGCCGTGGAGGACGAGCTGTACCAGCGTATGCTGAAGGGCGCCCCGCCAGAGCCCGCAGCCAGCGCCGCCCAAGGCACCGGGGACCCCGACTGGGAGGCGCCCGGGCTGCCCCCTGCCAAGCGGCGCAAGTCCGAGTCGCCCGACGTGGACCAGGCCAGCTTCTCCAGCGACAGCCCGCAGGATGACACGCTCACCGAGCACCTGCAGAGCGCCATCGACAGCATCCTGAACCTGCAGCAGGCCCCCGGCCGGACGCCCGCGCCCTCGTACCCCCACGCTGCCCCGGCCGGCACCCCCGCATCCCCGCCGCCCCTGCACAGGCCCGAGGCCTACCCACCCTCCAGTCACAACGGTGGCCTCGGCGCCAGGACGTTGACCAGATAA